In Hermetia illucens chromosome 5, iHerIll2.2.curated.20191125, whole genome shotgun sequence, a single window of DNA contains:
- the LOC119657855 gene encoding probable 4-coumarate--CoA ligase 3, translating to MLTKLSMKTRSADHAPQYVSTQGAIKVKRGLRTSSFRLISSPSCAKMSQYQCKFDPIQKTWSGKKYVSILNPQVPLGHVLLNMMDRDPDKVIQISADSGIKYTNHDIKVRAIRTCMFYSKYGLKQGDVVGIVAANSANLTPVVLASYITGIPYNCLDVSFAISEIEHMYGTTKPKIVFCDEGVYSVVKSALQKIGLTSPIYIIDGHVENVPHVTEFMESVDNLVDDFVCPVLGDPKDIPGAIICSSGTTGLPKGVNVSQASLVLCAEISPVRSSDILLCFSPMYWYSGVWTLIVSLMAGATRIITTEKVSSDVILRLIEEYKVTFYLSPPSQMAALLQDPNISVSRLQSIRTYLCGGSKVLPILVQRMNTYLKNGSVYIMYGMTEVGSIITVNRGNEPLESVGLAIPNMQMKIVNDEGEIVGSEVDGEVLVKPPYPFLGYYGQPDATKNVFDEDGWIHSGDVGHFGKQGYLILVDRKKDILIYRNYHYFPSEIENILVEIPDIAQTCVCGIADEDGSDLPAALIVKAQGSNLSEKDIVDHLQGRIADYKQLRGGIYFTDSIPMTASGKYQRRVVKEICTKLYKNKQGASNCIKETNVIRV from the exons ATGTTGACCAAGTTATCAATG AAAACAAGAAGTGCTGATCATGCCCCGCAGTATGTGAGTACACAAGGCGCTATAAAAGTAAAACGCGGGTTACGAACCAGCTCATTCAGATTAATTTCTAGTCCTAGCTGTGCGAAAATGTCTCAATATCAGTGCAAGTTCGATCCTATTCAAAAAACTTGGTCAGGGAAAAAATATGTTTCCATTCTTAATCCACAAGTACCATTGGGTCATGTCCTTTTGAATATGATGGATCGAGATCCTGATAAGGTGATTCAG ATCAGTGCCGATAGTGGAATCAAATATACCAATCATGATATAAAAGTTCGGGCCATTCGAACGTGCATGTTTTATTCTAAATATGGCCTGAAACAAGGCGACGTGGTTGGCATAGTGGCAGCGAATTCCGCAAACCTCACGCCTGTTGTACTCGCCTCATATATCACTGGAATACCATACAACTGCCTGGATGTGTCTTTTGCTATAA GTGAGATCGAACATATGTATGGAACCACCAAAccaaaaattgtgttttgtgACGAAGGAGTTTACTCAGTGGTTAAAAGTGCTTTGCAAAAAATTGGCCTCACTTCTCCCATATATATCATTGACGGGCACGTGGAAAATGTACCTCATGTCACAGAATTTATGGAAAGTGTCGATAACCTTGTCGATGACTTTGT ATGTCCTGTATTGGGTGACCCGAAGGATATCCCCGGGGCTATTATCTGTTCTTCCGGAACAACGGGTTTGCCGAAGGGTGTAAACGTCTCCCAAGCATCACTTGTTCTGTGCGCTGAAATATC CCCCGTGAGAAGCAGTGATATTCTACTTTGCTTTAGTCCTATGTATTGGTACAGTGGTGTCTGGACATTAATCGTAAGTTTGATGGCAGGAGCTACACGAATTATAACCACTGAAAAAGTTTCGTCGGATGTTATCCTACGGTTAATTGAGGAATACAAGGTTACATTTTacttatctccaccttcacaaaTGGCTGCATTGCTACAAGACCCCAATATAAGTGTCAGTCGGCTACAAAGCATTCGGACCTACCTGTGCGGTGGAAGCAAAGTTCTTCCAATTTTGGTACAAAGGATGAATACGTATTTGAAAAACGGTAGTGTTTACATTATGTACGGAATGACAGAGGTCGGATCAATCATTACTGTCAACCGAGGAAATGAGCCTCTCGAATCTGTTGGACTTGCCATTCCCAATATGCAAATGAAAATCGTTAATGACGAAGGCGAAATCGTGGGTAGTGAAGTTGATGGTGAAGTACTGGTAAAACCTCCATATCCATTCTTAGGGTATTACGGGCAACCAGACGCCACCAAAAATGTCTTCGATGAGGATGGCTGGATCCATTCTGGTGATGTGGGACATTTTGGCAAACAAGGCTATTTGATTTTAGTAGACCGAAAGAAAGACATCTTAATATATAGAAATTACCATTACTTCCCATCCGAAATTGAAAACATACTCGTGGAAATACCAGACATTGCCCAAACCTGCGTTTGCGGGATCGCGGACGAAGATGGTAGCGATTTGCCGGCAGCATTAATTGTAAAGGCACAAGGATCCAATCTTAGTGAAAAGGACATTGTTGATCATCTCCAGGGTAGAATAGCAGACTATAAACAACTTAGAGGTGGAATTTATTTCACGGACTCAATTCCCATGACGGCGTCAGGAAAATATCAAAGACGTGTTGTGAAAGAAATTTGTacgaaattatataaaaataaacaaggcGCTAGTAATTGCATAAAAGAAACTAATGTTATCAGGGTCTGA